In the genome of Populus trichocarpa isolate Nisqually-1 chromosome 10, P.trichocarpa_v4.1, whole genome shotgun sequence, the window tgtttgttttgaatATAGAGATTATATTGCTCGTGATGGTTCTTTTATAactgcattttcttttttctataagCCTACAGCCATTAATAATGTGAAGTTTTTAGGCATTTGTTtatggtgtatatatatatatattctctattTGCAAAAACTTCTGACATATCTTACTGGTTGAATGATAAGTTATTATGTTAGACTGCTTTCTCATGTCTTAATCTCACAAGTTAATACATCTATGAAATACATCGACACCCTGGAAGGACAGATTTGAGCTCTGTTTTGCTTTGTGAGCACCATTAGATGTGTAAAGGAACAAATTAGCTCATAGTAAGTGAAGAATAGTAACTGAATCAAATGTTACAGGAAAAATTGGTCGACTATGGAGGGTGGGATCATGTTATTCCATGCTTAGGACGCGACCCAAGCATCTCAAAGGCTGCAGTGGAATTGCTATATGAGTTACTGCAAGAGAGGTCTGGTTGGAATGTGTCTGCCTGTAGGAAACTCTCTCAGCAGGGCAGTGCAATTCTATTCCTTGTCACTCTTTTAAAAGGTCAAGTCAGGGAGTCAGCTGTTTATGCagaaaaaatcttgaacaaaCTTGTTGAAATTGATGAGGAGAACATTTCTTGGGCTGCAAAATCAGGCTGGTATAAACCACTTATTGATCGGATTGTACAAGGTCAGGAAACATTTCTTCCCctcttaaatttctttcaatgcCATTAGCTGCTTGAAGAAAGCAAGAAATAGCTTTTTAGCTAAATCTGGAGATTCTGAAATTCTTGCATGGTACAGTCtctaccaaaaaaagaaagaaactgatTGAATATACCAGTAATTAACACAACGTACAATGGAAAAGAAATTCATCACAAAATTACCAAACATGCTCCAACTCGGTAAAAGACCACCTCAGAAAATGCCAAAGACACAGGCATATCCCACTCTAGTGCTATATATAGTTTAGATTTTGGCTAGAAAATCTGAAGGCTGAATTCGTTTGTCAGGAGGTGTGCTAGTATACCCTTAATTTATTTGCAGTTGTGTTTGTGCATCTAAATGAGTTAACTTATTGTTCCATTCTTTGATATGCCTGTGTCCTTGTGGGTACAATTGTAGCCGTAAAGCATGGTTGACTAGTATTCTTACGAGAAGTTAAATTTTTCAGGGACCGATTCTTCAAGGATTTCAATGGTTCGAGCTTTAGTTAACATGGAATTGTTTGATTCAGACTTAAAGCTCCTCGGTGAGGAAGGGATATTACCCAGTTTGCTTCAAATGCTGTCATCTGGCAATCTTGAATCAAAAGAGTTATCTCTGTCTGCCCTGGTTAAACTCTCTGATTGCGCTGCCAATAAAGAGCTTATCGCTGCTGCTGGTGGGCTTCCACTTGTCATCACACTAATGTTTTCTGCTCATATGCGCTCAATGATTATCGTGAAGTGTTCTGAAATCTTGGAGAAATTCTCTTGTGATGATGATGGGATTAAATTCTTTATTGATGAAAATGGGGCCCAACTTGAATTAGAACCTATTGTCAGCGATTTGTTAGCTTTGCAACAGATTGCCCACTCATCCCAGAATGTTCGGAGGCCTGCTTTGCGTACACTTCTTGGAATTTGCAAGTTTGATGCAGGGTTGGTTAAGACTGCAGTTCTCACTGCTAAAGGTGTTTCTCTTGTACTTCCTCTTCTTGATGATACTGACTCAGAAATTCGTGAAATTGCCATAAATCTTCTCTTTCTATTCTCTCATCATGAACCACAAGGAGTGGTGGAATACCTTCTTAAGCCAAAAAGGCTTGAGGCATTAGTGGGGTTCCTTGAGAATGATGACAAGAGTGATGTACAAATGGCTGCTGCTGGTTTATTAGCCAATCTACCAAAATCTGAAGTCTCCGTAACCACGAAGCTAATTGATCTGGATGGGCTCAATGCcctcataaaaattataagaacagGGACCAtggaagcaaaagaaaatgCTCTAAGTGCACTCTTCAGGTTCACAGATCCTGCAAATCCCGAGACACAGCGGATTGTGGTTGAACAAGGAGCTTACCCGTTGTTTGTAAACTTACTGACAACTGGCTCGGTAATGGCAAAAGCAAGAGCAGCAGCGCTCATTGGCGATCTTTCTAGAAGCAGTCCGAAGCTTGTTGTTGTGTCCAAAGCAACAGGATGCTGGTGTTTTCGGCCAACACGTCCTCATTTATGCCCAGCACATGGGGGTATCTGCAGTGTGAAAACTACATTTTGTCTCATTGAGGCAACTGCTCTGCCCGTCCTGGTAAAACTCTTACAAGGAGAGGTTCATGTGATTGCTCACGAAGCAATTCAGACGCTTTCCACGCTGGTTCAGGAAGGCTCTCCTAACAGAGGAGCAAATGTCTTGCATGAGGCTGATGCCATAAAACCAGTACTCGATATTTTCACGTGGGGAACAGATTCTCTAAAGGAAGAGGCTTTGGGACTTTTGGAGAAGGTTTTTTTGTCAAGGGAAATGGTGGAACACTATGGACCTTCAGCCAGGTTAATTCTTGTTGGCATGCCTGGCAGGAATGGTCATGAGGATAGCCGTATGGGGAGGAGGGTCGCAAAAGTCTTGTCGCTCCTTGAACGCTATTCGAGATCATCAACATCTCTTCTGCCAGGAATATTTGGGTGAAAACTATCTGTGATCAGGTCAGAATGGAGCTTGCATAATTT includes:
- the LOC7474165 gene encoding U-box domain-containing protein 44, which gives rise to MALELVPIGTILAVLTSQVLKTAQAAKDVLIEKESFKVLAKHLFDIESVLKELQLQKLDDSRAARQALETLEADVKKANNLVEKYKNRARFYLLVKCRHIVNEVQEVTRDIGRSLAALSLANTEVLAGISDQMNRLQDEMRRAEFEASHSQLQIVDKLNQGLRDQKLDQGFANDILEEIARAVGVPVEPSEISKELASFRREKEEAANRKERAEVLFLEQVIELLSHADAARDYEEITKQYFTRLQVVERFDDREEYITPLTPFLCCINGTVMTDPVSLCTGTTCERAAIEAWFDRGERTDPETGEILEDTTLRSNVRLRQSIEEWRELNYCLRIRASKAKLLASADSSVEEALNQMQDLMRENSINKDWISIGGLTDIIICILGTSHNKDEKRKILVTLKDLVKGHVRNKEKLVDYGGWDHVIPCLGRDPSISKAAVELLYELLQERSGWNVSACRKLSQQGSAILFLVTLLKGQVRESAVYAEKILNKLVEIDEENISWAAKSGWYKPLIDRIVQGTDSSRISMVRALVNMELFDSDLKLLGEEGILPSLLQMLSSGNLESKELSLSALVKLSDCAANKELIAAAGGLPLVITLMFSAHMRSMIIVKCSEILEKFSCDDDGIKFFIDENGAQLELEPIVSDLLALQQIAHSSQNVRRPALRTLLGICKFDAGLVKTAVLTAKGVSLVLPLLDDTDSEIREIAINLLFLFSHHEPQGVVEYLLKPKRLEALVGFLENDDKSDVQMAAAGLLANLPKSEVSVTTKLIDLDGLNALIKIIRTGTMEAKENALSALFRFTDPANPETQRIVVEQGAYPLFVNLLTTGSVMAKARAAALIGDLSRSSPKLVVVSKATGCWCFRPTRPHLCPAHGGICSVKTTFCLIEATALPVLVKLLQGEVHVIAHEAIQTLSTLVQEGSPNRGANVLHEADAIKPVLDIFTWGTDSLKEEALGLLEKVFLSREMVEHYGPSARLILVGMPGRNGHEDSRMGRRVAKVLSLLERYSRSSTSLLPGIFG